One genomic segment of Linepithema humile isolate Giens D197 chromosome 5, Lhum_UNIL_v1.0, whole genome shotgun sequence includes these proteins:
- the mRpL33 gene encoding large ribosomal subunit protein bL33m, producing the protein MFLTNVLWKKAKSKNILVIVESVISGHQMTRIRERLADKLEFLCFDPYIQKEALYREKKKLRSL; encoded by the exons ATGTTCTTAACAAATGTGCTTTGGAAGAAAGCAAAGAGCAA AAACATTTTAGTCATCGTAGAAAGTGTTATAAGTGGTCATCAGATGACACGTATCCGCGAGAGATTGGCTGACAAATTAGAATTTCTCTGCTTTGATCCTTACA tcCAGAAGGAAGCGCTGTacagagaaaagaagaaattacgtagcttgtaa
- the dup gene encoding DNA replication factor Cdt1: MSQPLVTAYFNTRKNKRPAYDELHSKSKVLLLERNNSSSQTSMNTENSEQSTLNEESTETSPKIVLKDPPANLQENVRTTKVVRNIRFDSLKASPDKVNRPRARVTRSRTLSSTDGSQADIRDSLLKMSGDPTEIKKVPFEKKGTLSPRKKQIPKKSSTFAKEDVIQKAENEQPAAGSLTPPSSKISTMERLAKNENLSFNDVKNRIKKSSRLAEMKAIMQRIAKCDEALEQLHKQDDTTKPQMQKFKQIELEILVSPQKGHKSPTKALSTPIKDRDLSKASPQRQLLFEPKETTSSPLKCSPTKAYQRYLSLAESEIPGLALPYSYRFLAEVFRCMDTVSAMLFNRRELITFNKLKPAVQELLRRNFTQEHLAQIKTIYPDAYNYQQEKHRNFGSTSKQERYELVLTPVVEASSGSIMPDANNVLKTASENGMNPTVLLERRKKFYNTLLERVKDEHEKFLLSFDNPKLTNIPREKIMRWHPEFDVESCKKIEQAELPQPPQVEKPSAKDVLDKAKSLFNCGTRMEKALQRLAEAKLTLKSKSPSSTQDSTTLTTEDGVPKVNITIVDTPPATPSTQTNHHSTLFKGIPKALLEKVRAKQAAKALEAMTRTPIADKEAALYSRLPEFAKLLRNIFVAEKKGILTMEAVIQKLDNSYRTKLTLQDMEEHIRQLCKLLPTWISIHNVRKVTYLKLDKNIELAKVIKQLEILADDKVKIGS; encoded by the exons ATGTCGCAACCATTGGTAACGGCATATTTTAATACACGTAAAAATAAACGACCGGCATACGATGAATTACACAGTAAATCCAAGGTTTTGCTGCTGGAGCGGAATAACTCGAGTAGTCAAACTTCGATGAATACTGAAAATTCGGAACAGTCTACGTTAAATGAGGAGAGTACAGAAACGAGTCCAAAAATTGTGCTGAAAGATCCTCCTGCGAACTTGCAAGAAAATGTACGTACCACCAAAGTAGTGCGCAATATTCGGTTCGATTCTCTGAAAGCAAGTCCTGATAAAGTAAATAGGCCTAGAGCGCGAGTCACACGTTCTCGCACGTTATCTTCCACAGATGGAAGCCAGGCAGATATTAGGGATAGCTTATTGAAGATGAGTGGCGACCCTACAGAAATTAAGAAAGTGCCCTTTGAGAAAAAAGGTACGCTTAGCCCGAGGAAAAAGCAAATTCCTAAAAAGAGTTCTACTTTTGCAAAGGAAGATGTAATCCAAAAGGCTGAGAATGAACAACCTGCTGCTGGTTCGCTTACTCCACCATCATCAAAAATCTCAACAATGGAAAGACtagcaaaaaatgaaaatttaagttTCAATGATGTGaaaaacagaattaaaaaatcctCCAGGCTGGCGGAAATGAAAGCCATAATGCAACGAATTGCTAAATGTGATGAAGCATTAGAGCAGCTGCACAAGCAAGATGACACTACGAAACCTCAGATGCAGAAGTTCAAACAGATAGAACTTGAAATTCTTGTGAG TCCACAAAAGGGACACAAATCTCCAACCAAGGCATTGTCAACTCCAATCAAGGATAGAGATCTTTCGAAAGCCAGTCCTCAAAGgcaacttttattcgagcCTAAAGAAACAACGTCAAGTCCACTGAAATGCAGTCCTACTAAAGCATATCAAAGATATCTATCATTAGCTGAAAGTGAAATACCTGGATTGGCATTGCCATATAGCTACAGATTCTTGGCTGAAGTATTCAGATGTATGGATAcg GTGTCAGCAATGCTGTTTAATAGAAGAGAATTGATAACATTCAATAAATTGAAACCTGCAGTTCAAGAGTTGTTGCGACGTAATTTCACACAAGAACATTTGGCTCAAATAAAGACTATTTATCCTGATGCATATAATTATCAGCAAGAGAAGCATAGAAATTTTGGTTCCACATCTAAGCAAGAAAGATATGAACTAGTGTTGACACCTGTAGTTGAAGCAAGTAGTGGCAGTATAATGCCTGATGCAAACAATGTACTGAAGACCGCATCTGAGAATGGCATGAATCCTACAGTATTActggaaagaagaaagaaattttacaatactttaTTAG AGAGAGTAAAGGACGAACATGagaaatttttgttaagtTTTGATAATCCAAAATTAACGAATATaccgagagaaaaaataatgcgCTGGCATCCAGAGTTTGATGTGGAGTCTTGCAAGAAAATTGAACAAGCCGAATTGCCGCAACCACCTCAGGTTGAAAAGCCATCTGCTAAAGATGTTCTGG acaAAGCTAAATCTTTGTTTAATTGTGGTACACGCATGGAGAAAGCATTGCAGAGACTAGCGGAAgcaaaattaactttaaaatccAAATCCCCATCTTCTACACAAGATTCTACAACGCTCACCACAGAGGATGGTGTACCGAAGGTTAATATTACTATTGTGGATACCCCACCAGCTACACCATCCACACAGACCAATCATCATAGCACGTTATTTAAAGGCATTCCTAAGGCTCTGCTTGAGAAG GTTCGTGCTAAGCAAGCAGCCAAGGCGTTAGAGGCAATGACGAGAACACCAATCGCGGATAAAGAAGCTGCATTATACTCTAGACTTCCCGAGTTTGCAAAGCTACtccgtaatatttttgtggCAGAGAAAAAAGGCATCCTTACAATGGAGGCGGTGATACAAAAGTTAGACAATTCTTACAGAACAAAACTAACTTTGCAAGACATGGAAGAGCATATACGACAATTGTGCAAATTATTACCTACATGGATCAGTATACACAACGTACGAAAGGTAACTTATCTGAAATTAGATAAAAACATTGAGCTTGCTAAAGTGATCaaacaattagaaattttagcTGATGATAAAGTCAAGATAGGGTCATGA
- the LOC105675307 gene encoding mpv17-like protein 2 isoform X2: MAMNIARSMGFIFSRINHLKERLFSSKNLLYTNVGISISLSGIGDVLEQHYEILKGEWNSWNFTRTRNMAISGMFIGIACHHWYNFLDAKMAGRTIGIVLKKVIVDQLICSPLCISILFLTLAVLENNSLTELKDEIQKKAHRLYIAEWVIWPPAQVINFYFLPTRYRVLYDNTISLGYDVYTSHVKHDNS, encoded by the exons ATG gcGATGAATATTGCAAGAAGTATGGGGTTTATCTTTAGTAGAATAAATCACCTAAAAGAACGTTTATTTTcgtctaaaaatttattgtacacAAATGTAGGAAtatcaatttctctttctgGTATAGGAGATGTTTTAGAGCAGCATTATGAGATATTAAAG GGTGAATGGAATAGTTGGAATTTTACCAGAACAAGAAATATGGCTATATCTGGTATGTTTATTGGGATAGCTTGTCATCACTGGTACAATTTCTTGGATGCTAAAATGGCTGGACGTACCATCGgtatagttttaaaaaaagtgattGTAGATCAGTTGATTTGCTCACCTCTTTGTATAAGTATACTTTTCTTAACGCTAGCAGTGCTAGAGAACAATAGCTTAACAGAATTAAAAGATGAGATCCAAAAGAAAGCACATAGATTATATATAGCTGAATGGGTTATATGGCCTCCAGCACAAgtcatcaatttttattttcttcccaCGCGATATAGAGTGCTTTATGACAACACAATATCTCTTGGTTATGACGTATACACTAGCCACGTGAAACATGATAATAGTTGA
- the LOC105675307 gene encoding mpv17-like protein 2 isoform X1: MFSLMVYCNLPYVQAMNIARSMGFIFSRINHLKERLFSSKNLLYTNVGISISLSGIGDVLEQHYEILKGEWNSWNFTRTRNMAISGMFIGIACHHWYNFLDAKMAGRTIGIVLKKVIVDQLICSPLCISILFLTLAVLENNSLTELKDEIQKKAHRLYIAEWVIWPPAQVINFYFLPTRYRVLYDNTISLGYDVYTSHVKHDNS; the protein is encoded by the exons ATGTTCTCACTGATGGTTTACTGTAATTTACCTTATGTGCAG gcGATGAATATTGCAAGAAGTATGGGGTTTATCTTTAGTAGAATAAATCACCTAAAAGAACGTTTATTTTcgtctaaaaatttattgtacacAAATGTAGGAAtatcaatttctctttctgGTATAGGAGATGTTTTAGAGCAGCATTATGAGATATTAAAG GGTGAATGGAATAGTTGGAATTTTACCAGAACAAGAAATATGGCTATATCTGGTATGTTTATTGGGATAGCTTGTCATCACTGGTACAATTTCTTGGATGCTAAAATGGCTGGACGTACCATCGgtatagttttaaaaaaagtgattGTAGATCAGTTGATTTGCTCACCTCTTTGTATAAGTATACTTTTCTTAACGCTAGCAGTGCTAGAGAACAATAGCTTAACAGAATTAAAAGATGAGATCCAAAAGAAAGCACATAGATTATATATAGCTGAATGGGTTATATGGCCTCCAGCACAAgtcatcaatttttattttcttcccaCGCGATATAGAGTGCTTTATGACAACACAATATCTCTTGGTTATGACGTATACACTAGCCACGTGAAACATGATAATAGTTGA
- the LOC105675610 gene encoding N-acetylneuraminate 9-O-acetyltransferase — protein sequence MTSAEYFISLITVASAKKLATALVVCFIIYHGVIHLIYGSDSCKWLLTEGRYKGDKEWQPYGCMMHHYTQTDSRRCMRYLAFMGHHNHFVFTGDARIRQLYKSFVSQFVIDGKTSDLMDLPENSDLGFNDGQLKLNVQFLWRPQLDGSILADLRDWMKTDAPSIIVAGSAVAAILANNNSDTQLYSEYSTGLIRLVQPVDFLTKKGSQFLWLLQDPVLKERLPAQLSSLDNKQINLCNKAAEKILSHSETRIWQSSKLVGTGVLEQSPDGYLASPLSLRHKVQILLNTYCNDHMNFDDGSCCSYPEPATTLQLLSLSALALFITIGGGIWLYRKVCKYRSEIPYSHITTEEIENTEEAGTSEIVQIKQPEVQDFYTLVTSLALFSIILAYFYLCDRTNFFMKENKYYSEFSFWLPLGYILALGLFFTEDRERGPRALNREQTDEWRGLMQAVVLIYHVTGAKNVLPIYMYLRLINSAYLFLSGYGHFCYFWQTGDVSLVRFARVMFRLNLLTVSLCLCMNRPYQFYHFVPLVSFWFLVIYFLAWLPPRIYSGSLAEYGPRALLYFALKLLGLVSIITILYMSEVFFEKVFVTRPWKALFVTTDDDIREWWSRWRVDRYSVVWGLTFGAGLVALQRIDHIPGTALSSVLALISLIAYTTFTILCHSVSECEEIHSYVAFIPIIGYIALRNASLALRGKHSALLAGLGRISLETLVAQGHIWLAADSHGVLVLLPRFPVLNLLVTSFIFICASHEIHRLTHVLAPYAVPNDWKLVARNLLLFIAVLVPIGIHDGMF from the exons ATGACATCAGCAGAATACTTTATTAGTCTCATAACAGTAGCAAGTGCAAAGAAATTAGCCACTGCGCTTGTTgtctgttttattatatatcatggAGTTATACATCTTATTTATg GTAGCGATTCTTGCAAGTGGTTATTGACAGAAGGCAGATACAAAGGAGACAAAGAATGGCAACCCTATGGATGCATGATGCATCATTACACACaaac AGACAGCAGAAGATGTATGAGATATCTAGCTTTCATGGGCCACCATAATCATTTTGTGTTTACTGGTGATGCTAGAATAAGACAATTGTACAAATCTTTTGTTTCACAATTTGTAATTGATGGCAAAACATCAGATCTTATGGACTTGCCAGAAAACTCCGACTTGGGCTTCAACGATGGTCAGCTTAAGTTGAATGTACAGTTCCTATGGAGACCACAACTTGATGGTTCTATACTAGCAGATCTTAGAGACTGGATG AAGACAGACGCGCCTAGTATTATTGTCGCGGGTTCCGCTGTAGCTGCaattcttgcaaataataatagcgataCACAGCTTTATTCCGAATACAGCACAGGTTTAATTCGTCTGGTACAACCAGTGGATTTTTTGACTAAAAAGGGATCTCAATTTTTATGGCTGCTGCAAGATCCTGTACTCAAAGAAAGATTACCTGCGCAATTGTCGAGTTTAGACAACAAACAAATTAACTTGTGCAACAAAGCAGCTGAGAAG ATATTGTCTCATAGTGAGACTCGTATATGGCAAAGCAGCAAACTAGTTGGCACGGGTGTTCTTGAACAAAGTCCGGATGGTTATTTGGCTAGCCCACTGTCACTTCGTCATAAAGTTCAAATACTATTAAACACATATTGCAATGATCATATGAATTTTGACGATGGTAGTTGTTGCAGTTATCCCGAACCAGCAACTACTCTACAATTGTTAAGTCTGTCTGCACTTGCATTATT CATAACAATAGGAGGAGGAATATGGCTGTACAGAAAAGTATGCAAGTATCGTTCAGAAATACCATATTCTCATATTACCACTGAGGAAATAGAAAATACAGAAGAAGCTGGTACTTCGGAAATCGTTCAAATCAAGCAACCTGAAGTACAAGATTTTTACACTCTTGTCACATCATTAGCTCTCTTCTCTATTATATTAgcctatttttatttgtgcgaTAG aacaaatttttttatgaaagaaaataagtaTTACAGTGAATTCAGTTTTTGGCTACCACTTGGATACATCTTAGCTCttggattattttttactgaagATCGTGAAAGAGGACCAAGAGCATTGAATAGAGAGCAAACAGATGAATGGAGAGGCTTGATGCAAGCAGTTGTGCTTATATACCATGTTACTGGTGCCAAAAATGTCTTACCGATCTACATGTActtaagattaattaattctgcctatttatttttatctggaTACGGACACTTTTGTTACTTTTGGCAAACTGGTGACGTATCTCTTGTCAGATTTGCCAGA GTCATGTTcagattgaatttattaacagtATCCTTATGTTTGTGCATGAACAGGCCGTATCAATTCTATCACTTTGTACCATTGGTATCGTTCTGGTTTCTTGTGATTTACTTCTTAGCCTGGTTGCCGCCCAGAATATATTCTGGAAGTTTAGCCGAATACGGGCCGAGGGCCTTGctttattttgctttaaagCTCCTGGGTCTCGTGTCAATAATTACCATATTATATATGTCAGAG GTGTTCTTTGAGAAAGTTTTCGTCACAAGGCCCTGGAAGGCGTTATTTGTGACGACTGACGACGATATTCGCGAATGGTGGTCTCGCTGGAGGGTGGACAGATACAGTGTAGTCTGGGGTTTAACTTTCGGTGCTGGTCTCGTCGCTCTTCAGAGAATAGATCATATTCCAGGAACTGCATTGTCGTCAGTGTTGGCATTGATTTCTTTAATAGCATACACCACCTTTACAATCTTGTGCCACTCTGTATCAGAGTGCGAAGAAATTCATTCTTACGTCGCTTTTATTCCG ATTATAGGATACATCGCTCTCCGCAACGCATCGTTGGCATTACGGGGAAAACACTCTGCACTTTTAGCTGGATTAGGCAGAATAAGTCTGGAAACTTTGGTTGCGCAAGGTCACATATGGCTGGCAGCAGATTCACATGGAGTGCTTGTGCTATTACCTAGATTCCCAGTATTGAATCTGTTGGTTACatcgtttattttcatttgcgCCAGTCATGAA ATTCATAGATTGACACACGTTTTGGCACCGTATGCGGTACCGAATGACTGGAAACTGGTAGCTCGCAATCTGTTGCTATTTATAGCTGTATTGGTACCTATTGGCATTCATGAtggaatgttttaa